In a genomic window of Candidatus Hydrogenedentota bacterium:
- a CDS encoding Gfo/Idh/MocA family oxidoreductase, whose product MKNTGRMNNADVKMPRRDFVKCAAGAAAVSVIPRTFFIGAAGKPPSEKLNIAAVGIGGMGKSNLGKCEAENIVALCDVDQDYAAPVFKRYPKAAKYVDYREMLDKQKDIDAVIVATPDHTHAVIAMACIKAGKHVYVQKPLTHSVHEARALTEAAREHKVMTQMGNQGRSGDGTRMVCEWLWSGAIGNVTEVHAWTNRPVWPQGVEVERPKDKPPAPATLNWDLWLGPAPFRDYHPCYLPRSWRAWWDFGTGSLGDLGCHLLDSVFWGLKLKYPISVEGCISTYWEDFWKYTEPKNEMYPRSSIVRYTFPAREGLPEVKVHWYDGGLMPPRPDELEEGRKMGDEDGGVLFIGDKGKLMCGCYGKSPRLIPESAMKDFKQPEQTLPRVPGGEGGHEKDWIRACKDGKPSSSNFDYSGPMSEMVLMGNLAVRFPQQRLLWDGEKMQVTNNKDADAFVRAPYREGWNL is encoded by the coding sequence ATGAAGAATACCGGAAGGATGAACAACGCGGACGTGAAGATGCCAAGGCGCGATTTCGTGAAATGCGCCGCCGGAGCGGCCGCCGTTTCGGTGATTCCGCGTACTTTCTTTATCGGGGCGGCCGGAAAACCGCCAAGCGAGAAACTCAACATCGCCGCGGTGGGTATCGGCGGCATGGGCAAGAGCAATCTGGGGAAATGCGAGGCGGAAAACATCGTGGCGTTGTGCGATGTGGACCAGGACTATGCCGCGCCGGTCTTCAAGAGATATCCGAAAGCGGCGAAATACGTGGATTACCGCGAGATGCTCGACAAACAAAAAGACATTGATGCGGTAATCGTGGCGACGCCCGACCACACCCACGCGGTGATAGCCATGGCCTGCATCAAAGCCGGCAAGCACGTGTATGTCCAGAAACCGCTGACACATTCCGTGCATGAAGCCCGCGCATTGACCGAGGCGGCCCGCGAACACAAGGTCATGACCCAGATGGGCAACCAGGGGCGCTCGGGCGACGGCACCCGCATGGTGTGCGAGTGGCTGTGGAGCGGCGCCATCGGCAACGTAACGGAGGTCCATGCCTGGACCAATCGTCCCGTGTGGCCCCAGGGGGTCGAGGTCGAACGTCCCAAGGACAAGCCCCCGGCGCCCGCGACGCTCAATTGGGATCTTTGGCTGGGCCCCGCCCCATTCCGCGATTACCACCCATGTTATCTTCCGCGAAGTTGGCGGGCATGGTGGGATTTTGGAACGGGCTCCTTGGGCGATCTGGGCTGCCACCTTCTGGACTCGGTGTTCTGGGGGCTCAAACTGAAATACCCGATAAGCGTTGAAGGCTGCATCTCCACCTACTGGGAGGACTTCTGGAAGTATACCGAGCCAAAGAACGAAATGTACCCGCGTTCGTCCATAGTGCGCTACACGTTTCCCGCGCGAGAAGGTCTGCCGGAAGTGAAGGTGCATTGGTATGACGGTGGGCTGATGCCCCCGCGTCCGGACGAACTCGAGGAAGGGCGCAAGATGGGCGACGAAGACGGTGGAGTCCTCTTTATCGGCGACAAGGGCAAACTGATGTGCGGATGCTACGGCAAGAGTCCGCGCTTGATTCCCGAATCCGCCATGAAAGACTTCAAGCAGCCGGAACAAACCCTGCCGCGCGTCCCCGGTGGCGAAGGAGGTCACGAAAAGGATTGGATCCGGGCCTGCAAGGATGGAAAGCCTTCCAGTTCCAACTTCGATTATTCCGGCCCGATGTCCGAAATGGTCCTCATGGGCAACCTCGCCGTCCGTTTCCCGCAACAGCGACTGCTGTGGGACGGGGAGAAGATGCAGGTTACCAACAACAAGGACGCCGACGCCTTTGTCCGTGCTCCCTACCGCGAAGGATGGAACTTGTAG
- a CDS encoding potassium transporter Kup, with product MQQNKDVKSSGLALLVLGALGVVYGDIGTSPLYALRECFHGISRLEPSPANVQGILSLISWALIVIITVKYVGFVLRADNNGEGGILSLMTLALSRIPEESAWRRYAVMTMGIFGAALLYGDGMITPSISVLSAVEGLEVATPFFKPYVVPITLVILLLLFAFQRRGTARIGVVFGPIILIWFFVIATLGVMAIVRQPSVLFALNPLHGVRFLAANRSMGFLVLGAVFLVVTGGEALYADMGHFGRRAIRVGWYGVALPALLMNYFGQGAILLENPKAVSNPFYALAPQWGIIPLVVVSTTATIVASQAIISGVFSLTRQAVLLGYLPRIPVIHTSSSTIGQIYVPVANRFLLMATIGLVLLFRSSSGLAAAYGVGVTMDMLITTLLLYVVARERWGWRPWATRLLVGLFLVFEIAFWSSAILKVPHGGWVPLVVGTILFTVITTWRKGRQILNQRLYARAVPLDEFVQKVIPHETQLVRVPGAAIFMSGNLATTPPVFLHNIKYNKVLHETVAIMNVVVEEIPFVPRSERIVIENLGHGFHRIKARYGFMESPHVNEILALCAEQGLQIDGRTAGFFIGRENILITDNPGMAKFRQRLFAFLARNAQGATSFFGIPPNQVVELGVQVQL from the coding sequence ATGCAACAAAACAAAGACGTAAAAAGTTCGGGTCTTGCCCTTCTTGTGCTGGGCGCGTTGGGGGTCGTTTACGGCGACATTGGAACGAGTCCGCTGTATGCCCTTCGTGAATGTTTTCATGGCATCAGCCGCCTCGAACCGTCTCCCGCAAACGTCCAAGGCATCCTGTCGCTCATTTCTTGGGCGCTGATCGTCATCATCACCGTGAAGTATGTCGGTTTCGTGCTCCGGGCGGACAATAACGGGGAAGGCGGCATTCTGTCCTTGATGACCTTGGCCTTGTCCCGGATTCCGGAAGAAAGTGCGTGGAGACGATACGCCGTCATGACCATGGGGATCTTTGGAGCGGCCTTGCTCTACGGGGACGGCATGATCACCCCTTCGATTTCCGTTCTCAGCGCCGTGGAAGGCCTCGAAGTCGCCACGCCATTTTTCAAACCCTATGTGGTGCCCATCACGCTCGTGATTCTGCTGTTGCTCTTCGCGTTTCAACGCCGGGGAACGGCGCGTATCGGCGTTGTTTTTGGCCCTATTATCCTGATCTGGTTCTTTGTCATTGCCACGCTGGGCGTAATGGCCATTGTCCGCCAGCCGTCGGTGCTGTTTGCCCTCAATCCCCTGCATGGAGTGCGTTTCCTCGCGGCCAATCGTTCGATGGGTTTCCTGGTGTTGGGGGCGGTTTTTCTGGTCGTGACCGGCGGCGAGGCGCTCTATGCCGACATGGGTCATTTCGGGCGCCGCGCCATTCGCGTGGGCTGGTATGGGGTGGCGCTTCCCGCGCTGTTGATGAACTATTTCGGGCAGGGTGCGATCCTTCTTGAAAATCCAAAGGCGGTGAGCAACCCCTTTTACGCCCTTGCCCCGCAATGGGGCATTATCCCTTTGGTTGTCGTTTCGACCACCGCGACCATCGTGGCGTCGCAGGCCATCATCAGCGGCGTCTTTTCGCTTACGCGGCAGGCCGTGCTCCTCGGATATCTCCCGCGGATTCCCGTCATTCATACGTCCTCCAGCACCATTGGCCAAATCTATGTTCCCGTGGCCAACCGATTTCTGCTTATGGCGACCATTGGGTTGGTCTTGTTGTTTCGATCGTCGTCGGGCCTTGCCGCCGCATACGGCGTCGGCGTCACGATGGACATGCTGATCACGACGTTGCTTCTTTACGTTGTTGCGCGTGAACGCTGGGGATGGCGCCCATGGGCCACCCGGCTTCTGGTCGGCCTGTTTCTCGTATTCGAGATTGCGTTCTGGTCTTCGGCCATCCTCAAGGTTCCGCATGGCGGCTGGGTGCCGCTGGTTGTCGGAACCATCCTGTTTACCGTCATCACCACATGGCGGAAAGGGCGCCAGATTTTGAATCAGCGCCTATATGCCCGGGCCGTTCCGTTGGATGAGTTCGTGCAAAAGGTCATTCCCCATGAAACACAACTCGTCCGGGTGCCGGGCGCTGCCATTTTCATGTCGGGAAACCTCGCCACAACACCCCCGGTGTTCCTTCATAACATCAAGTACAACAAGGTTTTGCATGAAACGGTGGCTATCATGAATGTCGTGGTCGAGGAGATTCCATTTGTCCCTCGCTCCGAACGGATCGTCATCGAAAATTTGGGTCATGGATTCCATCGCATTAAGGCCCGCTATGGATTCATGGAGTCGCCGCATGTCAACGAAATCCTTGCGTTGTGCGCAGAGCAAGGCTTGCAGATTGACGGGCGCACGGCGGGATTTTTCATCGGACGAGAAAATATACTTATTACTGACAATCCCGGCATGGCCAAATTCCGGCAGCGTCTTTTTGCGTTTTTGGCGCGAAATGCGCAGGGCGCCACGTCGTTCTTCGGCATTCCCCCGAACCAAGTGGTCGAACTCGGCGTCCAAGTCCAGTTGTAG
- a CDS encoding sugar phosphate isomerase/epimerase family protein: MNDANDSRRRFLVTSLSAGAALTMGALGGVPMKSNAEEEKKISFVTANLVARVSGYRFELANWGEQHKKTVAATDEAAWRSICREISAHGFRAIEIWEAHASPEVMDRNRGAAWKAIMDDCGLKAIGYGGTLSRKTLEVCQGLGIPQINGWIGENTPEQATALCKETGVRFNLENHPQKTARELLDIVGGGNDWLGICIDTGWLGTQGVSGPEIIRECGQLVRNTHIKDVKAAGGHQTCLLGEGVARVADCIAELKKIGYTGWYSWEDEPEDRNPFDSAVRNRNWIEKQLG; encoded by the coding sequence ATGAATGATGCAAATGATTCACGACGCCGTTTTCTTGTAACGTCCCTTTCAGCCGGAGCGGCGTTGACGATGGGCGCGCTTGGAGGAGTGCCGATGAAAAGCAACGCGGAAGAGGAAAAGAAGATATCTTTCGTCACGGCCAATTTGGTTGCCCGGGTTTCAGGCTACCGTTTTGAATTGGCAAACTGGGGCGAACAACACAAGAAAACGGTCGCCGCCACGGATGAAGCCGCCTGGAGGTCCATTTGCAGGGAAATCTCCGCCCATGGATTCCGAGCCATTGAAATTTGGGAAGCCCATGCGTCGCCGGAAGTGATGGATCGCAACCGCGGGGCCGCCTGGAAGGCGATAATGGACGATTGCGGACTCAAGGCCATCGGGTATGGCGGCACGCTGAGCCGTAAGACCCTCGAGGTCTGCCAAGGGTTGGGCATTCCGCAAATCAACGGATGGATTGGGGAAAACACGCCCGAGCAAGCCACGGCTCTGTGCAAGGAAACGGGTGTGCGCTTCAACCTTGAGAACCATCCCCAGAAGACCGCCCGGGAACTGCTCGATATTGTGGGAGGCGGAAATGATTGGCTGGGGATTTGCATTGACACGGGCTGGCTGGGCACCCAGGGCGTATCGGGACCTGAAATCATCCGTGAATGCGGCCAACTGGTGCGAAATACACATATCAAGGATGTCAAGGCCGCCGGCGGTCACCAAACCTGCCTGTTGGGCGAGGGCGTCGCCCGGGTGGCGGACTGCATCGCCGAATTGAAGAAGATCGGTTACACCGGCTGGTATTCGTGGGAAGACGAACCGGAAGACCGGAATCCTTTTGACTCGGCGGTACGCAATCGAAATTGGATTGAGAAACAACTGGGGTGA
- the rsmI gene encoding 16S rRNA (cytidine(1402)-2'-O)-methyltransferase, translated as MCNGTLYLLATPIGNLEDLSFRAARILGEVEALACEDTRLTRRIFERHDIPSPRTIFSYHEHNEESAGRRILGLLENGTSVAVCTDGGFPGISDPGYRLVAACRERGFRVEVVPGPSAALTALIASGLPTSSFTFKGFPPRKSGARQRFLEMDRDALHTLVVFESPYRVGKLLDDALAVLGNRLAAVCIELTKKFEEIHRGYLAGLADQFRDRNIKGEVTVVIAGSNPKFVQADDPGGSDGSV; from the coding sequence ATGTGCAATGGAACGCTTTATTTGCTGGCAACGCCGATTGGCAACCTGGAGGATTTATCTTTCCGGGCGGCGCGAATCTTGGGCGAAGTCGAAGCGCTGGCATGCGAAGACACGCGGCTGACGCGGCGCATTTTCGAACGACACGATATCCCCAGTCCCCGGACCATCTTTTCGTACCACGAACACAACGAGGAATCAGCGGGCCGGCGCATACTGGGTTTGCTGGAAAACGGGACATCGGTCGCCGTGTGTACTGACGGCGGATTTCCCGGAATCAGCGATCCAGGCTACCGGCTGGTGGCGGCCTGCCGCGAACGGGGATTCCGGGTTGAAGTCGTGCCGGGGCCGAGTGCGGCGCTGACGGCGCTGATTGCGTCGGGTTTGCCCACATCGAGTTTCACGTTCAAGGGATTTCCACCGCGAAAATCGGGCGCCCGGCAACGGTTTCTGGAAATGGACAGGGATGCGCTGCATACCCTGGTGGTGTTCGAGTCGCCGTACCGCGTGGGCAAATTGCTGGATGATGCACTGGCCGTGTTGGGCAACCGCCTGGCGGCGGTCTGCATCGAGTTGACGAAAAAGTTCGAGGAGATCCACCGCGGATATTTGGCCGGGTTGGCGGATCAGTTTCGGGACCGGAATATCAAGGGCGAGGTAACCGTGGTAATCGCGGGATCGAATCCGAAGTTTGTGCAGGCGGACGATCCAGGCGGATCGGACGGATCCGTCTGA
- a CDS encoding alpha/beta fold hydrolase, protein MFQFDLPLEQLWTYLLPLRQEPDFQDFWNKMLIRNRQQPLDPAAEPVAYSVPDVRVEKVSFAAFDGGRIAGWSITPVRTQRRPTLIFFHGYSGDKGRIAHYLMWALQGFTCLTFDVRGQLGDSTDHAAYPGGRFTGWLTSGILEPEQYYFVRSYLDTVRAIEFAHTCMEVDPQHIGVTGCSQGGGLSLAAACLDNRVKLCMAEVPAFCHFPRTLELTKAALWTDLITYFARRPQDIDQAMRTLSYVELNNMTDRIQCPTLVSVGLQDELCVPSSIFSAYNRIPVREKLIEVFPYNGHEGALNIETMIVWARRHLMGERM, encoded by the coding sequence ATGTTTCAGTTTGATTTGCCGTTGGAACAATTGTGGACCTACTTGCTGCCCTTGCGGCAAGAACCGGATTTCCAGGATTTCTGGAACAAGATGTTGATTCGGAACCGGCAACAACCGCTGGATCCGGCCGCGGAACCGGTGGCCTATTCGGTGCCGGATGTGCGGGTCGAAAAAGTGTCGTTTGCGGCATTCGACGGCGGCCGTATCGCGGGATGGTCCATCACGCCGGTCCGCACACAGCGGCGTCCAACGCTGATTTTTTTTCACGGCTACAGCGGCGACAAGGGACGAATCGCCCACTACCTGATGTGGGCCCTGCAGGGGTTCACCTGCCTGACTTTCGACGTGCGCGGGCAATTGGGCGACAGCACGGATCACGCGGCGTATCCGGGCGGGCGATTCACCGGATGGTTGACAAGCGGAATTCTCGAGCCGGAGCAGTATTATTTCGTGCGGAGTTACCTCGATACGGTTCGGGCCATCGAATTCGCCCACACCTGCATGGAAGTGGACCCACAACACATCGGCGTGACAGGATGCAGCCAGGGCGGCGGGCTGAGTCTTGCGGCGGCCTGCCTGGATAATCGGGTAAAACTCTGCATGGCCGAGGTGCCGGCCTTCTGTCATTTCCCGCGGACGCTTGAATTGACGAAGGCGGCGCTGTGGACAGACTTGATCACGTATTTTGCACGACGGCCCCAAGACATCGATCAAGCCATGCGAACACTGAGTTACGTCGAGTTGAACAACATGACGGACCGCATCCAGTGCCCGACACTCGTATCGGTGGGGTTACAGGACGAGTTGTGCGTCCCGTCGAGCATCTTCTCGGCATACAACCGGATACCGGTACGCGAAAAACTCATCGAGGTGTTTCCGTACAACGGCCATGAAGGCGCGCTGAACATCGAAACGATGATCGTGTGGGCACGCCGCCATTTGATGGGCGAGCGCATGTAG